One region of Citrus sinensis cultivar Valencia sweet orange chromosome 6, DVS_A1.0, whole genome shotgun sequence genomic DNA includes:
- the LOC102626999 gene encoding aluminum-activated malate transporter 8, whose product MEMESATQQKESGIFASAWGWLRVFPCSLKAKVTNITKSIKKLGQDDPRRVTHSLKVGLALTLVSLLYYARPLYDSFGVSGMWAVLTVVVVFEFTVGATLSKGLNRGFATLIAGALGVGAQHTAILCGDKGEPIVLGILVFILAAASTFTRFFPRMKARYDYGILIFILTFSMVAVSGYRVDELLVLAHQRLSTILVGGAACTVISIFVCPVWAGEDLHKLIASNLENLACYLEGFGDEYFQVNKSEEVGDVTKKDKSFLQKYKSVLNSKTQEDNLANFARWEPGHGKFRLRHPWQQYLKIGAFARQCAYQIEALNGCIDSRIQVPQEIQSKIQESCENISSESSKALKALASSIKKMTDPSPANSHIEASKKAVKDLENALKEASLNTLDFQAIVPAATVASTLIEIVKCIEKISGSVTDLSNLAHFKEVEPNVSPEGKASHLLHRGSVNPVLDGDSNHVVIKIDEETVDSPETEKNQNLKAPNPGKRVPV is encoded by the exons ATGGAGATGGAATCAGCAACTCAACAAAAGGAATCTGGGATTTTTGCTTCTGCCTGGGGCTGGCTTCGGGTTTTTCCTTGTAGCTTGAAAGCTAAAGTTACCAATATTACTAAGAGCATCAAAAAGCTAGGACAAGATGACCCAAGAAGAGTCACTCACTCTTTAAAAGTGGGACTTGCTCTCACATTGGTCTCTTTGTTGTACTATGCGAGGCCTCTTTACGATAGTTTTGGGGTTTCTGGCATGTGGGCTGTGCTAACAGTTGTAGTAGTCTTTGAGTTTACAGTAG GGGCAACCCTGAGCAAAGGGCTCAACAGAGGATTTGCCACATTAATTGCTGGTGCCCTCGGTGTTGGAGCACAACACACAGCAATCCTTTGCGGGGATAAAGGCGAACCCATTGTCCTTGGAATCCTTGTCTTCATTCTag CTGCAGCTTCCACATTTACCCGATTTTTTCCACGTATGAAGGCAAGATATGACTATGGTATCTTGATATTCATATTAACATTCAGCATGGTAGCTGTTTCCGGGTACCGAGTTGATGAACTCTTGGTGTTGGCACATCAAAGGCTATCAACAATCTTAGTTGGAGGAGCAGCATGTACAGTTATATCCATTTTTGTATGCCCTGTTTGGGCTGGTGAAGATCTTCACAAGTTGATTGCTTCCAATTTAGAAAACCTTGCATGCTACCTTGAAG GATTTGGAGATGAATATTTTCAAGTGAACAAAAGTGAAGAGGTTGGTGATGTGACCAAGAAAGACAAATCATTTCTTCAAAAGTACAAAAGTGTTCTTAATTCCAAGACCCAAGAGGATAATTTG GCAAATTTTGCAAGATGGGAACCTGGACATGGCAAATTCCGGCTTCGACATCCATGGCAGCAATACTTGAAGATTGGAGCTTTTGCTCGCCAATGTGCTTACCAAATTGAAGCTCTTAATGGCTGCATCGATTCCAGAATCCAA GTACCACAGGAAATCCAAAGCAAAATTCAAGAATCGTGCGAAAATATAAGTTCAGAATCAAGCAAGGCACTGAAAGCGTTAGCTTCATCAATCAAAAAAATGACTGATCCATCACCTGCTAATTCTCATATAGAGGCCTCCAAAAAAGCAGTCAAGGATTTAGAAAATGCTCTCAAAGAAGCCTCATTAAATACTTTAGACTTCCAAGCAATAGTGCCTGCCGCTACAGTTGCTTCCACACTAATAGAGATAGTGAAATGTATCGAAAAAATTTCTGGCTCCGTCACTGACTTATCAAACCTAGCACATTTCAAGGAAGTGGAACCTAATGTATCGCCTGAAGGGAAGGCGTCCCATTTGCTTCATCGTGGGAGTGTGAATCCGGTTTTGGATGGTGATAGTAACCATGTGGTTATTAAAATCGATGAAGAAACTGTTGATTCACCGGAAACcgagaaaaatcaaaaccttAAGGCACCAAATCCCGGCAAAAGAGTGCCGGTGTAA
- the LOC102625925 gene encoding digalactosyldiacylglycerol synthase 1, chloroplastic, whose product MNDETQATSSSKAFSFISRSWREVRDSADADIQLMKNRANSFKNLATSFDRELENFLNSANRSSAPAEIDFVKKLQPKISEFRRVYSAPEISKRVLEKWGPRARIRIDLSAIRNAIVSDVDVDAERDGGGIIEFDRGKRGRVGFRELWGEREVGEWEPIRTLKMRLREFERKRELSVEEIFGGFKSSDFVEKVKSSWKAICKEPEESKDVPPLDPTELLAHLVRQSGPFLDHLGVKRDLCDKIVESLCSKRKEQLLLRSIAGGECSVLENDNINDELDLRIASVLQSTGHHYEGGFWTDFGKDDLSDKKRNVAIVTTASLPWMTGTAVNPLFRAAYLAKTEQQNVTLLVPWLCKSDQELVYPNVTFCSPEEQENYMRNWLEERVGFKADFKISFYPGKFSKERRSIIPAGDTSQFIPSKDADIAILEEPEHLNWYHHGKRWTDKFNHVVGVVHTNYLEYIKREKNGALQAFFVKHINNWVTRAYCDKVLRLSAATQDLPKSVICNVHGVNPKFLQIGEKVATDREQGQQAFSKGAYFLGKMVWAKGYRELIDLLAKHKNDLDGFKLDVFGNGEDAYEVQSAAKRLDLNLNFQKGRDHADDSLHGYKVFINPSISDVLCTATAEALAMGKFVICADHPSNEFFRSFPNCLTYKTSEDFVARVKEALANDPQPLTPEQRYNLSWEAATQRFIEYSELNRILNNNKDDAKSSRNDGKIIRKSFSVPNLSEVVDGGLAFAHYCFTGNEFLRLCTGAIPGTRDYDKQHCRDLHLLPPQVENPIYGW is encoded by the exons ATGAACGATGAAACGCAAGCGACTTCGTCGTCTAAGGCGTTTTCGTTCATATCGAGGAGCTGGCGAGAAGTGCGCGACTCGGCTGACGCCGATATCCAGCTGATGAAGAACCGAGCCAATTCGTTTAAGAATTTGGCGACCTCGTTCGACCGAGAGCTGGAGAATTTCCTTAATTCGGCGAATAGGTCGTCGGCGCCGGCGGAAATCGACTTCGTGAAGAAACTGCAGCCAAAAATCTCGGAATTCCGGCGAGTTTACTCGGCGCCGGAGATCAGTAAGCGGGTGCTGGAGAAATGGGGCCCGCGGGCGAGGATAAGGATAGATTTGTCGGCGATAAGGAACGCGATAGTGTCGGATGTGGATGTGGATGCGGAGAGGGATGGTGGTGGAATTATCGAATTTGATAGGGGTAAAAGAGGAAGAGTAGGTTTTAGAGAGCTTtggggagagagagaggttgGGGAATGGGAGCCAATACGGACGTTGAAGATGAGACTGAGGGAGTTTGAGAGGAAAAGGGAGTTATCAGTTGAGGAAATTTTTGGTGGGTTTAAGAGTAGTGACTTTGTTGAGAAAGTTAAATCCAGCTGg AAAGCAATTTGTAAAGAGCCTGAGGAGTCGAAG GATGTACCACCACTGGATCCCACGGaacttttggcacatttggtTCGGCAATCTGGACCATTTTTGGATCATCTTGGTGTTAAACGAG ATCTATGTGACAAGATAGTGGAGAGCTTGTGCAGCAAACGCAAAGAACAACTTCTCTTGCGCTCAATAGCTGGAGGAGAATGCTCTGTTCTTGAGAATGATAACATAAATGATGAACTAGATTTAAGGATAGCCAGTGTCCTCCAAAGTACAGGACATCATTATGAAGGTGGCTTTTGGACAGACTTTGGAAAGGATGACCTGTCtgacaaaaaaagaaatgttgcCATTGTCACAACTGCTAGTCTTCCATGGATGACTGGAACTGCTGTGAATCCACTTTTTCGAGCAGCTTATTTAGCAAAGACCGAACAACAAAATGTTACACTTTTGGTTCCCTGGCTTTGTAAGTCGGACCAAGAATTAGTTTATCCTAATGTCACTTTTTGTTCACCAGAAGAGCAGGAAAACTACATGCGTAATTGGCTCGAGGAAAGGGTTGGCTTTAAGGCAGATTTTAAAATCTCCTTTTATCCTGGAAAG ttctcaaaagaaagaCGTAGTATAATACCTGCTGGAGATACTTCTCAGTTTATTCCGTCAAAAGATGCTGATATTGCAATCCTAGAAGAACCAGAGCACCTGAATTGGTATCATCATGGTAAGCGCTGGACTGATAAATTCAACCATGTTGTTGGTGTTGTCCACACAAATTACTTGGAGTATATCAAGAGGGAAAAGAATGGGGCTCTGCAAGCTTTCTTTGTGAAACACATTAACAATTGGGTCACTAGAGCATACTGTGACAAG GTTCTTCGTCTTTCAGCTGCCACTCAGGATTTACCAAAATCTGTGATTTGCAATGTCCATGGTGTAAATCCAAAGTTTTTGCAAATTGGTGAAAAGGTTGCTACAGATAGGGAACAAGGGCAGCAAGCCTTCTCAAAAGGAGCCTATTTTCTGGGGAAGATGGTTTGGGCAAAGGGTTACAGGGAGTTGATAGATTTGCTGGCAAAGCACAAGAATGATCTTGATGGTTTCAAGTTGGATGTTTTTGGAAATGGAGAGGATGCTTATGAAGTACAGAGTGCTGCTAAAAGACTGGATTTGAATCTCAACTTTCAGAAAGGAAGAGACCATGCAGATGATTCTCTTCATGG GTACAAAGTCTTCATAAATCCTAGTATAAGTGATGTACTCTGCACAGCTACTGCAGAAGCACTTGCCATGggaaaatttgttatttgtgCCGACCACCCATCAAATGAGTTCTTTAGGTCATTTCCCAACTGTTTGACTTACAAGACGTCCGAAGACTTTGTTGCCAGAGTGAAAGAAGCATTGGCGAATGATCCTCAGCCTCTAACTCCGGAGCAGAGATACAATCTATCATGGGAAGCTGCCACCCAGAGATTTATCGAATACTCTGAGCTCAACAGAATCCTGAATAACAACAAGGATGATGCAAAATCAAGCAGAAATGATGGAAAGATCATAAGAAAGTCATTTTCAGTGCCTAACCTATCTGAGGTAGTTGATGGAGGGTTGGCGTTTGCTCACTACTGTTTCACGGGGAATGAGTTCCTTCGACTATGCACTGGTGCGATACCTGGTACACGAGACTATGACAAGCAGCATTGTAGAGACCTACATCTCTTGCCACCCCAGGTGGAAAATCCTATCTATGGCTGGTAA
- the LOC102625635 gene encoding protein LEAD-SENSITIVE 1 encodes MGLLSNRIDKESLKPGDHIYSWRAYVYAHHGIYIGDDKVIHFTRQGQEVGTGTVIDVLLVSSGTTRLPTPCPTCASNEVGHGVVLSCLNCFLSGGNLYRFEYGVSPALFLGKARGGTCTLAVADPDDVVIHRAKYLLENGFGCYNVFKNNCEDFAIYCKTGLLVVDQGTMGQSGQAVSIIGGPLAAVLSTPLRLVTTNVYGMAATAVTVYCASRYAADIGMRRDVVKISAEDLTRRLATGLLQVLEPQISATPVQ; translated from the exons atggggTTGCTCTCCAACAG AATTGATAAAGAGAGCCTGAAACCAGGGGATCATATCTATTCTTGGAGAGCTTATGTTTATGCTCATCACg GCATCTATATTGGGGATGATAAAGTCATTCATTTTACTAGACAGGGCCAAGAAGTTGGAACAGGGACAGTAATTGATGTCCTGTTGGTAAGCTCAGGAACAACTCGACTTCCAACGCCCTGCCCCACCTGCGCATCCAATGAAGTGGGTCATGGAGTAGTCCTCTCTTGCCTAAACTGCTTTCTTTCTGGTGGGAACTTGTACCGTTTTGAATATGGTGTCAGCCCTGCTCTCTTTCTTGGGAAAGCTCGTGGTGGAACTTGCACTCTTGCAGTCGCGGACCCAGATGATGTAGTCATCCATCGAGCAAAGTATCTGCTTGAAAATGGTTTTGGATGCTATAATGTCTTTAAGAACAATTGTGAGGATTTTGCAATCTACTGCAAAACTGGACTCCTTGTTGTGGATCAAGGAACAATGGGACAGAGCGGCCAAGCGGTGTCTATTATAGGCGGACCGCTTGCAGCTGTCTTATCAACTCCATTGCGTCTTGTGACCACCAATGTCTATGGGATGGCTGCAACAGCGGTCACTGTCTATTGCGCTAGCCGATATGCAGCTGACATTGGCATGAGAAGGGATGTTGTGAAAATCTCTGCTGAGGATTTAACAAGGAGGCTGGCGACAGGGTTGCTACAGGTACTTGAACCCCAAATTTCAGCTACACCTGTTCAATAG
- the LOC102625363 gene encoding uncharacterized protein LOC102625363 — MPQGDYIELHRKRNGYRLDHFERKRKKEAREVHKRSEIAQKALGIKGKMFAKKRYAEKALMKKTLAMHEESSSRRKVDDEVQEGAVPAYLLDRENTTRAKVLSNTIKQKRKEKAGKWEVPLPKVRPVAEDEMFKVIRSGKRRTKQWKRMVTKATFVGPGFTRKPPKYERFIRPSGLRFTKAHVTHPELKCTFNLEIIGVKKNPNGPMYTSLGVITKGTIIEVNVSELGLVTPAGKVVWGKYAQVTNNPENDGCINAVLLV; from the exons ATG CCGCAAGGAGATTACATAGAGCTTCACAGGAAGCGAAATGGCTACCGTCTCGATCACTTCGAGCGCAAGCGCAAGAAGGAGGCGCGTGAAGTCCATAAGCGCTCCGAAATTGCCCAAAAG GCTTTGGGTATTAAGGGCAAGATGTTTGCTAAAAAACGCTATGCTGAGAAGGCTCTCATGAAGAAAac TTTGGCTATGCATGAAGAGTCATCAAGTCGTAGAAAGGTGGATGATGAAGTTCAAGAGGGTGCTGTTCCTGCTTATTTGCTTGATCGTGAAAACACAACAAGAGCAAAG GTGCTTAGCAACACtataaagcaaaaaagaaaagagaaagctGGAAAGTGGGAGGTACCCCTTCCCAAG GTTAGGCCAGTAGCGGAAGATGAAATGTTTAAAGTCATCAGATCTGGTAAACGAAGAA CCAAGCAATGGAAGAGGATGGTCACAAAGGCCACATTTGTTGGACCTGGTTTTACAAGAAAACCTCCCAAGTATGAGAGGTTCATTCGTCCTTCGGGTTTGCGTTTTACCAAAGCTCATGTAACTCACCCTGAACTTAAGTGCACCTTCAATCTTGAGATCATTGGAGTGAAAAAGAATCCTAATGGTCCGATGTATACCTCTCTTGGTGTTATTACTAAGGGGACGATCATTGAG GTGAATGTCAGTGAATTGGGTCTGGTAACACCAGCTGGAAAAGTTGTGTGGG GAAAATATGCACaagtgacaaataatccagAGAATGATGGTTGTATAAATGCCGTTCTACTTGTTTGA
- the LOC102625073 gene encoding receptor protein kinase TMK1-like, protein MVLYEACCKSERSSAMRTHLVSAIVLAFVTLVLSATDPGDIDILNQFRKNLENPELLQWPKSGDPCGPPCWKHVFCSNSRVTQIQVSSVGLKGTLPQNLNQLSKLENIGLQKNQFRGELPSFSGLSNLKYAYLDGNNFDTIPADFFDGLENLQVLALDSNNFNASKGWSFPKGLQSSAQLTNLSCMSCNLAGQLPDFLGNFASLQNLKLSGNNLTGPIPESFKGLNLVNLWLNDQKGGGFTGTIDVLGNMDQLRTLWLHGNHFSGTIPESFGKLTSLKDLNLNSNQFVGLIPPSLASLSLDHLDLNNNMFMGPVPKSKAYKYSYSSNAFCQPTEGVPCAPEVMALIDFLGGLNYPPRLVTSWSGNDPCKSWLGLSCGTNSKLTVLNLPNFNLSGTLSPSAGNLDSLTQIKLQSNNISGQIPTNWTNLKSLTLLDLSQNNLSPPLPKFSGAVKLSLDGNPLLNGKSPGSGSSSGNPPSPTKGSSSSSGSSPGDSTAETTKPKSSKRTILVAIIAPVASVGVILLVAIPISICYYRKRKEASQASGSLVIHPRDPSDPDNMVKIVVANNSNGSTSVATESGTGSRYSSGNGASHVIEAGNLVISVQVLRNVTKNFASENELGRGGFGVVYKGELDDGTKIAVKRMEAGVISKKAVDEFHSEIAVLSKVRHRHLVSLLGYSVEGYERLLVYEYMPQGALSKHIFHWKSLNLEPLSWKRRLNIALDVARGMEYLHSLAHQSFIHRDLKSSNILLGDDFRAKVSDFGLVKLAPDSERSVVTRLAGTFGYLAPEYAVTGKITTKVDVFSFGVVLMELLTGLMALDESRPEERQYLAAWFWNIKSDKEKLRAAIDPILEVNDDTFETFWTIAELAGHCTSREPSQRPDMGHAVNVLAPLVEKWKPLDDDPEEYSGIDYSLPLNQMVKDWQEAEGKDLSYVSLEDSKSSIPARPAGFAESFTSADGR, encoded by the exons atggTTCTTTATGAAGCATGCTGCAAAAGCGAAAGATCTAGTGCAATGAGAACTCACCTTGTTTCAGCAATTGTGCTCGCTTTCGTGACACTGGTTTTGAGTGCAACAGACCCCGGTGACATTGATATTCTCAATCAGTTTAGAAAGAATTTGGAGAACCCAGAGCTGTTGCAATGGCCTAAAAGTGGAGACCCTTGTGGCCCTCCTTGTTGGAAGCATGTGTTTTGTTCAAATTCAAGGGTTACTCAGATTCAGGTTTCTAGTGTCGGGCTGAAAGGTACTTTGCCTCAGAACTTGAACCAGCTCTCCAAGCTTGAAAACATTGGCTTGCAAAAGAACCAATTTAGGGGAGAGTTGCCTTCTTTTAGTGGGTTGTCAAATTTGAAGTATGCATATTTGGATGGCAATAATTTTGATACCATACCTGCTGATTTCTTTGATGGTCTTGAGAATTTGCAAGTCTTGGCATTGGATTCTAACAATTTCAATGCTAGTAAAGGGTGGTCATTTCCGAAGGGTTTGCAAAGTTCAGCACAACTCACCAATCTCTCTTGCATGAGTTGTAATTTGGCTGGTCAGTTGCCTGATTTTCTTGGGAACTTTGCTTCTCTACAGAACTTGAAACTTTCGGGGAATAACTTGACTGGTCCAATTCCTGAAAGTTTTAAGGGCTTGAATTTGGTAAATCTTTGGTTGAATGATCAGAAGGGTGGTGGATTTACTGGTACAATTGATGTTCTGGGAAATATGGATCAACTTCGGACTCTATGGCTTCATGGGAACCACTTCTCAGGGACAATTCCAGAGAGTTTTGGTAAATTAACTTCCTTGAAAGATCTCAATCTCAACAGTAACCAATTTGTTGGCTTAATTCCTCCAAGCTTAGCATCTTTGTCGTTAGACCATTTAGATTTGAACAATAACATGTTCATGGGCCCTGTCCCAAAGTCTAAGGCATATAAATATAGTTATAGTTCAAATGCTTTCTGTCAACCAACTGAAGGGGTACCATGTGCCCCAGAAGTTATGGCACTTATTGATTTCCTTGGTGGGTTGAATTATCCTCCTAGGCTTGTTACTTCATGGTCTGGCAATGATCCGTGTAAGTCTTGGTTGGGATTAAGTTGTGGTACCAATTCAAAGCTTACTGTTCTTAATTTgcctaattttaatcttaGTGGCACCCTGAGTCCTTCAGCTGGAAATTTGGATTCCCTTACCCAGATTAAGCTTCAATCTAATAATATATCAGGGCAGATTCCGACAAACTGGActaatttgaaatctttgactTTGTTGGATCTCAGTCAGAACAACCTTTCTCCTCCACTGCCTAAATTCAGTGGTGCTGTGAAACTTTCCTTAGATGGGAACCCTTTGTTGAATGGTAAATCTCCTGGTTCTGGATCTTCATCAGGGAACCCACCTAGTCCAACCAAAGGCTCAAGTTCTAGTTCTGGTTCCAGCCCTGGTGATTCTACTGCTGAAACAACCAAACCCAAAAGTTCCAAAAGAACCATTTTAGTTGCAATAATAGCCCCAGTTGCAAGTGTTGGAGTTATTCTTCTTGTTGCCATACCTATATCTATCTGTTACTACAGGAAGAGAAAGGAAGCCTCCCAGGCTTCAGGTTCCCTTGTAATTCACCCAAGAGACCCATCTGATCCAGATAATATggttaagattgttgtagccAATAACAGCAATGGAAGCACTTCAGTAGCAACTGAGAGTGGTACGGGCAGCAGATACAGTAGTGGAAATGGGGCATCTCATGTCATTGAAGCTGGAAATCTGGTCATATCAGTGCAAGTTCTTCGAAATGTGACAAAGAATTTTGCCTCCGAGAATGAGCTTGGCCGTGGAGGTTTTGGTGTAGTTTATAAAGGAGAATTGGATGATGGAACTAAAATAGCTGTGAAAAGGATGGAAGCTGGTGTTATTAGCAAGAAAGCCGTGGACGAATTCCATTCTGAAATTGCTGTTCTTTCAAAGGTCCGACATCGTCATTTGGTGTCTCTGTTGGGTTATTCTGTTGAAGGCTATGAGAGACTTCTTGTTTATGAGTATATGCCTCAGGGGGCTCTAAGTAAGCATATCTTCCATTGGAAGAGCTTAAATCTGGAGCCTCTCTCTTGGAAGAGGAGGCTAAATATTGCCTTGGATGTTGCCAGAGGGATGGAGTATCTCCATAGTCTTGCTCACCAGAGTTTCATACATAGAGATCTTAAATCTTCAAATATCTTACTTGGTGATGATTTCAGAGCGAAAGTTTCTGACTTTGGATTGGTGAAACTTGCTCCCGATAGTGAGAGATCTGTGGTCACCAGGCTTGCTGGGACGTTCGGCTACTTGGCACCGGAATATGCTG TGACAGGAAAGATCACAACGAAAGTTGATGTTTTTAGTTTTGGAGTTGTATTGATGGAGCTATTGACTGGATTGATGGCTCTAGATGAGAGCAGGCCTGAGGAAAGGCAGTACTTGGCTGCATGGTTTTGGAACATAAAGTCAGACAAGGAGAAGCTGAGGGCTGCCATAGACCCGATCCTAGAAGTGAATGATGACACATTTGAGACTTTCTGGACCATTGCTGAACTGGCTGGACACTGCACATCTAGAGAACCATCTCAACGGCCAGATATGGGTCATGCGGTGAATGTACTGGCACCACTTGTTGAAAAATGGAAACCATTGGATGACGACCCAGAGGAATACAGCGGAATTGATTACAGTCTCCCTCTAAACCAAATGGTGAAAGACTGGCAGGAAGCAGAAGGTAAAGACTTAAGTTATGTGTCTCTAGAAGACAGCAAAAGTAGTATACCAGCAAGACCAGCTGGTTTCGCTGAGTCTTTCACTTCTGCTGATGGTCGGTAA